CTTTAATGCACAGTGCTCACAGAAGTAGTGTTTGCATTTGGTCATAACAGGATCAACAAAAGGCTCTCTGCAGATAAAACAAGCAAATGGTAATGCATCGTCGTCATCATCGTCATCATTCTTCTCTGCATCCTCATCGTCCTCATTGAGCATCCCCAAAGCCAATTTTCTTTTCCTCTCTTTCTCAGCTTCATCCCACTCTCTTTCCATCTGCCACCCAGACTTATAATCTCCACGGTCATGCATAAATTTGCAGGAGTCCCCATATCCACAATATCCAGTCTCTTTATAGTCCTTGCAGATATCTGGTTGATAGTCAAACCTTGCTGAAACTCTGATGTGAGCAGAAGCCCTGAGAGGACCATGCGCTCCACCAGCTTTCTCACTAGAAATTGTATGTTCTCTTCTCAAACCAGCTTTGTAATCAGTATATTGATTCATACCCTTATACAATTTCTCATCACCACCTGTCTTGCTTTTTCCCTTTAAAGCCTCCTCTGCCTGCTTCAGAGCTCTTTCTCGAATGGCCCGGGCATCTCTAGAGAACTCAGTCTCGGTTTCTAAAGTGGCTGTCGCTCTACTATCATTTTGAACTTGAATTTCCTTTGAGGACTCGAAATGAAAACGAGCCGCTTTTGAATCCACATTGGGTTCAGTATCCTTGTTGGACTTTGAAGGTCCAGTTGAGAAGTGCAGCTTATTATTCGCAACTGCTGGCTTTTTCTTGGTATATATGACTGAACTATCACCTTCTGCATCTTCATTCTCTCCCTCTTCAACCGTAGGACGCTTTCTGATATTTTTTCCCTTGGAtggttttttgaaaaaattgcaTACTGCGATAGAGGAAAGTATACAAAAACATATTAAGCAAAAGAAGCGACAGTAAATTGACAAAAGAAGGCAAAAGCAAGCTAGAAGAGAAAAGGAACTTAGGATTAATATTTGCTAGCATAGAATACTTTATAATATATGCAAACCTGGGGTACTAACAAAAACAGTACCGATTGGAACATTCGTACAGTCATCTTTAGTGCCAAATTTGAGATAATCATATATGAACTTGAACACCTCTGAacagtttattttattttattacttaccGTGGGGGTAACAGCAGCTTCTAAGAGTCAAACTACAGTGCATTATCAGATTATACACTAACCATTCATAAGATTTAATTCTAATACGCAGCACAGTGATAGCTGCAGCTTCTGAGAATCTGATAATGGTGATGGTAAGAATCAGATTACAGTGACTTATCATCAACGTAATATGATAtgtaatgaaaattaattacaCATATTTCCACTTTTGTACCAAAACTTTGGTATGATATTTATTAGGCTCTATATTCTAAATCAACTTGAGATGAGATCCCAAATGACAGAACGCCAGTAACCACAAATAAATTGAGTAGAGTTGTTTCCAGttgagaaggaggaggaggtcTCGTACCGGGAGCTGTTGGCAGCTGTTCAGCTTCAGCTTTGGCAGCGTTTGAATCAGATGCTGGAGTATTTGAATTCTCCATCTAACAATAAAAAGCATTGGAAAGGGGACAACGTAAAGGCATTGGTATAAGCAGAGACAAAGAGAATCAGTTTATGGAGGAAGCAGATGGacagaaaatgaggaaaaaggGAACTTACAACTCAGATTTTACTTTGAGAAAGAGACTGTCGAGTAGTTCACCGAAGTCGGTCAAAGAGAGCTTCAGGATTTAGAGGTTCCAGGTGCCACACTGCTTAGCACATAAACATGTTATCATTAACATGTCCAAATAGAGTATACATATGGTCAAATATCTAATATTTTGGGCTCTGGTTCAGCTTATCCGTCTTTTCAGTTTATAAAGACAAATCAATGGAGctaaaaaggctaaaaatgGCAAAAACCTAAAGCAAATAAACTTTCAATAATATAgctaatacaaaaaataaaaaacatctCCATttacaaattgagaaaaatcacCATAAAAATTAAAACCAGTTTGATCTCATCTAGCAATTTATGAACTCTGCAAATAAATTAGACGCATTTACATCAATATATTGACTAATTCTCATTTTTAGAGTAAGAGAGGTAAACAGAAGATTATCAAGgacaaacaaataatattctttcaatCATATTTTGAAAGTcggtttttcttcttcttttccaacTCTTAAATTGAACCTTTGTCAATTAGATTCAATGACCAACACCGGAAAGCCCTAAAAGATATTTGGagaacaaaaagaaacaaataaatagaaaaagagAAACCAAAGCAGTTCTAAGAAAAGAGCAAGTAAATCACTCCCATAACCGGAGAAATAGTTCAAACAAAGCAATTCCTTCAGTCCAGAAAAATCAAACGTAGAAAGATTAGCTAACAGAAATAGTGAGAGATACATACCAATAATAGAGCAGAAGGTATAATCAAGAGTTTGAGATCGAAGACAACCAAACACCGAAGGCAGGAAACTTCACGGCGACAAGGGAGGTGGATTTGCCGCAGGCGGTGACGAACCGGTGGCGGGAGGGTTTGTTTTTTGTCCTTTACGACGGGAGAGAGATTGGGTtctggaaagaaaaatagtaaactaaaataggaaaaattgcAAATGGCCCCTTATGTATGTGAGTAGAGCAACTTTTGTCCTTCATATATTAAATTGTACACAAAAGGTCCTTAAAAGTAGACGAGGATTTTCCCATTTGAATCCTAAACCAAGGGTTatgaactttcacatatagacactcaaaaatagcctaattattctccatagctatagtttgataattacaattcgtagctacatgttatagggaggagagaggcaaacGAAACttggagagagaggagagaggcgagtgagaaaGGGaaaagagtgggagagaggtgaattgtatatgtataccggtTATATAATTGTAtcttatacatatgtatttgtatatatggcaagcgagattgggagagggaggaaaGAGGCAATGAAGATTGGGAGaggaaggagagaggcgagcgagattgggagagaggcgagcaagagagggcagagagtagcagagaggtgaattgtatatgtatatcggttagataattgtatataatacatatgcatttgtatatatggcaagcgagattgggagagggagatgagaggcgagtgagattgggagagggaggagagaggcgatcGAGAGAgagcagagagtgggagagaggtgaattgtatatgtatatcggttagataattgtatattatacatatgtatttgtataatctgacaaattatacatatacaaacgtggctaattatacaaactcaaagtcagcccacgtaattaatatataatgttAGTTGCGAGTGATAATTATAACAAATTATAgttatgatgagtaattaagtagtataaatttGTTTAACTGCTTAATTTTCccttattatttttcaagacaaCCAAAAACAGAATTctctatttttaatacaatcaactttaattcaattatttattttattttctttaaaaaaatcttcttcattcttcttaatattatattattatttttatttcattttcttttcacgATATAAATTCGctctttgtttgtttataataATCAccttatataattttcatgtaatataatttttttcaaattctttatttaatataaaattatatttattctaaaaattcaaagaacaactacgaataattgaaaaaagaaatcaacaagCACAACCGTAATCACAAGTACAATAATTCTCTAGatcatacattatttttttccgAATATTGTTAAATCTGAAAATGACCTACCggattactaaattattgttgtgatttttaaaattattatgtgtatattgttatcttgtatttaaataattgtgttatgtattgtattttaaaattaaaatttgcatcttatcatttaaattttgtgcattctttataatgaaaattaataataatatcaaattatcaCTTAAAgtgacaaaaaattaaaaaaaatatatttgaaatattgttaattcgGGATGAAGtggtatatattaaataatatattttttaaatattgtattacatttaaaaagaaatacgaatattagaaatttaattaatagctttatatgaaaaaataatgggg
The Solanum stenotomum isolate F172 chromosome 12, ASM1918654v1, whole genome shotgun sequence DNA segment above includes these coding regions:
- the LOC125847658 gene encoding zinc finger CCCH domain-containing protein 1-like → MENSNTPASDSNAAKAEAEQLPTAPVCNFFKKPSKGKNIRKRPTVEEGENEDAEGDSSVIYTKKKPAVANNKLHFSTGPSKSNKDTEPNVDSKAARFHFESSKEIQVQNDSRATATLETETEFSRDARAIRERALKQAEEALKGKSKTGGDEKLYKGMNQYTDYKAGLRREHTISSEKAGGAHGPLRASAHIRVSARFDYQPDICKDYKETGYCGYGDSCKFMHDRGDYKSGWQMEREWDEAEKERKRKLALGMLNEDDEDAEKNDDDDDDDALPFACFICREPFVDPVMTKCKHYFCEHCALKHHAKNKKCYVCNQPTLGIFNTAFEIRKRMAAQGK